One genomic region from Chthonomonas calidirosea T49 encodes:
- a CDS encoding O-methyltransferase: protein MPDLFHPQMMGYLESLVPQRHEVMLEMEARAREIGFPIIGIAGGQFLYQIARMMKATRIFELGSGYGYSTAWFARAVRENGGGVVHHVVWDEKLSSQAKDYLGRLGYSDIVQFHVAEAVETLKATEERFDLIFNDIDKVGYPASIPVIKERLRPGGVLLVDNMFLHGSIFDPANTSEAVQAIRTTTKLLTQDPQFISSLIPIRDGIMLSYYVP from the coding sequence ATGCCTGACCTTTTTCACCCACAGATGATGGGCTATCTTGAGAGCCTTGTACCCCAACGCCATGAGGTTATGCTGGAGATGGAGGCGCGCGCTCGTGAGATTGGCTTTCCCATTATCGGCATTGCGGGAGGGCAGTTTCTTTACCAGATCGCGCGTATGATGAAAGCGACCCGCATTTTTGAGCTAGGCTCTGGGTACGGCTATTCAACCGCTTGGTTTGCGCGTGCTGTTCGTGAAAACGGCGGCGGAGTGGTGCACCACGTGGTTTGGGATGAGAAGCTGTCCTCACAGGCAAAGGACTATTTAGGGCGCCTCGGCTATTCTGATATCGTTCAGTTTCACGTGGCGGAAGCGGTGGAGACGTTGAAAGCAACCGAAGAGCGTTTTGATCTTATCTTTAACGACATTGACAAGGTGGGCTATCCGGCCTCGATACCGGTGATCAAAGAGAGATTACGCCCTGGTGGCGTTTTGTTAGTGGATAACATGTTCCTTCACGGCTCTATTTTCGATCCGGCGAACACTTCGGAGGCGGTACAGGCTATCCGCACGACGACCAAGCTGCTCACGCAGGACCCACAGTTTATCAGCAGCCTCATTCCCATTCGGGACGGCATTATGCTGAGCTACTATGTGCCCTAG
- the guaB gene encoding IMP dehydrogenase, whose amino-acid sequence MGVGIGEMQETDVKIREGLSFDDVLLVPGESDVRPADVDLRTEIARGIWLKAPVLSSPMDRVTGARMAIAMAREGGLGIIHRNMSPTAQAQEVDKVKRSEHGIIVDPISLPPDRTIRDALQIMERYHISGVPITEPDTGKLVGILTNRDIRFETNYNRPIYEVMTTDASRPGGLITAPLGTTLEQAQQILQAHRIEKLPIVDENRRLLGLITIKDIQKVREYPNATKDARGRLRCGAAVGPLRDPVGRTAVLVEAGVDVIVIDAAHGHSLDVINAVRAIKQKFPDLPVIAGNVATREGTRALIEAGADAIRVGLGAGSICTTRIVSGVGVPQFTAVMECAEEAARYGIPVIADGGIRWSGDATKALAAGAAAVMVGNMLAGTDEAPGEVILYQGRAYKEYRGMGSEGALQEGSSDRYGLENASRYVPEGVEGRVPYKGAMNDTIYQLLGGIRSGLGYVGARTIKELHQKARFVRQTSASLRESHVHDVWITKEPPNYSSEYAFNEGSRD is encoded by the coding sequence ATGGGAGTGGGGATCGGAGAGATGCAGGAGACGGATGTCAAAATACGCGAGGGGCTAAGCTTCGATGACGTTCTGTTGGTGCCAGGAGAAAGCGATGTGCGCCCCGCCGATGTGGATTTGAGAACGGAGATTGCACGCGGCATTTGGCTGAAAGCGCCCGTGTTGAGTTCGCCTATGGATCGCGTTACAGGCGCACGCATGGCCATCGCAATGGCCCGCGAGGGAGGGCTTGGCATTATTCACCGTAACATGAGCCCAACCGCACAGGCACAAGAAGTGGATAAGGTGAAGCGCTCCGAACATGGAATTATCGTAGACCCCATTAGCCTACCCCCAGATCGCACCATTCGAGACGCCCTGCAGATCATGGAGCGCTACCATATCTCCGGAGTGCCCATCACCGAGCCGGACACCGGCAAACTCGTTGGCATCCTTACCAACCGCGACATCCGCTTTGAAACCAACTACAACCGCCCCATCTATGAGGTGATGACCACCGACGCCTCACGACCCGGGGGGCTGATTACCGCCCCGCTCGGCACCACTTTAGAGCAGGCGCAACAGATACTGCAAGCGCACCGCATCGAGAAACTGCCTATCGTGGACGAAAACCGTAGACTTCTTGGGCTTATCACCATCAAAGATATCCAAAAGGTTCGTGAGTACCCCAACGCAACGAAGGATGCCCGTGGACGACTCCGATGTGGAGCGGCTGTAGGCCCTTTGCGCGATCCAGTGGGGCGAACGGCGGTTCTTGTAGAGGCTGGTGTAGATGTGATTGTTATTGATGCTGCCCATGGTCATTCGCTCGACGTTATCAACGCCGTGCGCGCCATCAAACAGAAGTTTCCGGATCTGCCGGTTATTGCCGGCAATGTCGCCACGCGCGAAGGCACCCGAGCCCTCATTGAGGCCGGCGCCGACGCTATACGGGTTGGGCTTGGGGCTGGCAGCATCTGCACTACCCGCATTGTCAGCGGCGTGGGAGTCCCTCAATTCACCGCAGTGATGGAGTGCGCTGAAGAGGCCGCTCGCTATGGCATCCCCGTCATTGCCGATGGCGGGATTCGGTGGAGCGGTGATGCCACCAAAGCCCTGGCGGCAGGGGCCGCAGCGGTTATGGTGGGCAATATGTTGGCCGGTACCGACGAAGCCCCAGGCGAGGTGATCCTTTACCAAGGACGCGCCTACAAAGAGTATCGCGGCATGGGTAGCGAAGGTGCCCTCCAAGAAGGCTCTAGCGACCGCTATGGCCTTGAGAACGCCTCCCGCTACGTTCCCGAAGGCGTCGAGGGAAGGGTTCCCTACAAAGGCGCAATGAACGACACCATCTATCAACTTCTCGGCGGCATTCGCTCTGGGCTTGGTTATGTGGGGGCACGAACCATTAAGGAACTTCACCAAAAAGCGCGATTCGTGCGCCAAACGTCTGCCTCACTGCGTGAAAGCCACGTACACGACGTTTGGATAACCAAAGAACCCCCCAACTACTCCAGCGAATACGCTTTTAATGAGGGCAGCCGCGATTAG
- the ccsA gene encoding cytochrome c biogenesis protein CcsA, giving the protein MIEPSILLNELALILYVIAAICYGASLVLLAPKAPSTNNTSLLLWARVALVSAILLQLAATGSWCVLTHLSPFASKYGTLAVMAWTLAILLLFFDLRLRLRALGAAASPIVILFLVLGLLNTNGPLAKNKMIETQVVSLHVMTIVAGIALFVLAFACACLYLLQNRLLKARRVAGPFRLLPPLATLDRAAYLSVAYGLPLLTLGLALGVAYIFYLHTSPLLWLADPHNLAAFLTWFLYAFYLLARLAFGWRGIRLQYVLVAGLPFLLILYLLPSPTHHFPQ; this is encoded by the coding sequence ATGATCGAACCTTCCATCCTTCTCAATGAGCTGGCACTTATTCTTTACGTCATTGCCGCCATCTGCTATGGGGCCTCCCTGGTCTTACTCGCTCCCAAAGCTCCATCCACCAACAACACGTCGCTACTGCTTTGGGCTCGCGTCGCTCTCGTTTCCGCCATACTGCTTCAGCTGGCGGCCACCGGTTCCTGGTGCGTCCTCACCCATCTATCACCCTTCGCCAGCAAGTACGGCACACTCGCCGTTATGGCATGGACTTTGGCGATTCTGCTGCTTTTCTTCGACCTGCGCCTACGCCTTCGCGCGCTCGGCGCAGCGGCATCGCCTATTGTTATCCTCTTTCTTGTTTTGGGGCTTCTCAATACAAACGGTCCCTTAGCCAAGAACAAGATGATCGAAACACAGGTCGTCAGCCTGCACGTCATGACCATCGTGGCAGGGATCGCATTGTTCGTGCTCGCTTTCGCTTGCGCATGCCTCTATCTCTTGCAAAACCGCCTGCTAAAGGCACGCCGTGTCGCCGGCCCCTTCCGTTTACTACCTCCGCTCGCCACCCTCGACCGGGCGGCCTATCTCTCAGTGGCCTACGGCTTGCCCCTCCTAACGCTGGGCCTAGCGCTAGGCGTGGCCTATATTTTCTATCTCCATACCTCGCCGTTGCTTTGGCTGGCAGACCCTCATAACCTCGCCGCCTTTCTTACCTGGTTTCTCTATGCCTTCTATCTACTAGCGCGTTTGGCGTTTGGCTGGCGCGGCATTCGCCTTCAATATGTACTAGTGGCTGGCCTGCCGTTCCTGCTGATTCTCTATCTTCTTCCCTCTCCAACCCATCACTTTCCTCAGTGA
- the hemA gene encoding glutamyl-tRNA reductase: MPIVLVGMNHQSAPLALRERLSYQKHALPAAFKALSTASSVQECVILSTCNRVEVYAVGSVSPAQLCEELITHISRFHNVPATEFASLLYRKMEEEAVHHLLRVACSLDSMVIGEAQILGQVREALRTAQSVGAAGPLLSRLFEHALTAGKRVRTETEIGRGGFSIGHVAVELASRIFDDFTHAQILILGAGKMSELAARHLIQNGVRFVVVANRTYERARDMAHRLSGQAIHFEEAFETGLVQADIVISSTAAPHPILRKDNLLPIMRRRRGKPLFLIDIALPRDVAEDVNDLENVFVYNLDDLQAYLNEHIQNREAEIHRAEAIVDEERVRFLAWRKTREVTPAIGALRAHLEQIKQEYWQIFAPRLAHLPEKDRQTIRTMMDAMIDRVAKDPIQRLKTAALENTSDYDLPRALCELFGITAAEPSPSLPAHTTAPDIDADPDVTTLSAAPTEPER, encoded by the coding sequence ATGCCCATCGTTCTCGTGGGTATGAATCATCAAAGCGCTCCTCTCGCTCTGCGAGAACGGCTAAGCTACCAAAAACATGCGCTTCCCGCTGCATTTAAAGCGCTCAGCACGGCCTCTTCGGTTCAAGAGTGTGTCATCCTTTCTACATGCAATCGCGTAGAGGTCTATGCGGTCGGATCGGTTTCTCCTGCCCAGCTTTGTGAAGAGCTCATCACCCATATCTCACGATTTCACAACGTGCCCGCCACAGAGTTCGCCTCGCTCCTCTACCGCAAAATGGAGGAGGAGGCTGTTCATCACCTCCTGCGCGTAGCCTGCAGCCTCGACTCGATGGTGATCGGCGAAGCGCAGATCTTAGGTCAAGTGCGAGAAGCGCTGCGCACCGCACAAAGCGTGGGTGCCGCTGGGCCGTTGCTTTCGCGGCTCTTTGAGCACGCCCTTACAGCAGGGAAACGCGTTCGTACAGAAACAGAGATCGGGCGCGGGGGCTTCTCCATCGGTCACGTCGCTGTAGAACTCGCAAGTCGGATCTTCGACGATTTCACCCACGCCCAGATTCTCATTCTTGGGGCCGGCAAAATGAGCGAACTGGCCGCTCGGCATCTCATTCAAAACGGCGTGCGGTTCGTGGTGGTGGCCAACCGCACCTACGAACGCGCCCGCGACATGGCGCATCGCCTCAGTGGGCAGGCCATTCACTTTGAAGAGGCCTTCGAAACTGGGCTTGTCCAAGCAGACATCGTTATCTCCTCTACGGCAGCCCCGCATCCTATTCTACGCAAAGATAATCTCTTGCCCATCATGAGGCGACGACGCGGAAAACCTCTCTTCCTTATAGATATCGCCCTCCCACGCGATGTCGCGGAGGACGTCAACGACCTAGAGAACGTGTTCGTCTATAATCTTGATGACCTTCAAGCCTATCTCAACGAACACATTCAAAACCGAGAAGCCGAGATCCACCGAGCCGAAGCCATTGTTGACGAAGAGCGAGTGCGTTTCCTTGCCTGGCGTAAGACGCGCGAAGTGACGCCGGCCATCGGCGCCCTACGCGCGCATCTCGAACAGATCAAGCAGGAGTATTGGCAGATCTTTGCTCCACGCCTCGCCCACCTGCCTGAAAAAGATCGTCAAACCATCCGCACCATGATGGATGCGATGATAGACAGAGTGGCCAAAGACCCCATACAACGCTTAAAAACGGCGGCGTTAGAGAACACAAGCGACTACGATCTACCCCGCGCGCTTTGTGAACTTTTCGGAATAACGGCGGCCGAGCCATCTCCGTCCCTCCCTGCCCACACAACCGCTCCTGATATAGACGCTGATCCCGACGTCACGACACTTTCTGCAGCCCCAACGGAACCAGAGAGATGA
- a CDS encoding precorrin-2 dehydrogenase/sirohydrochlorin ferrochelatase family protein, which yields MRPFYPILLDISDQLCVVIGGGPVAERRVSGLLDAHARVRVVCLTATERLQQWAAMGCIELRMEPFQPAHLDDAMLVFAATNERALNEWVARSAKERNLLVNVADAPEQGHFIVPSVVRRGDLCLCVGTGGQQPKLAAQIADELAERYGTEYEKLLQLLGKLRNEILSATPANSPLRQEALERLHAQTPKLLAMIRAGLDPEQEARAVLNYLLHQPLPKEGQQ from the coding sequence TTGAGACCGTTCTATCCGATTTTGCTGGATATTAGCGACCAGCTGTGCGTTGTCATCGGCGGAGGGCCTGTAGCAGAACGCCGTGTAAGTGGGCTGCTCGATGCCCACGCGCGGGTGCGCGTGGTATGCCTTACGGCAACAGAACGACTTCAACAGTGGGCCGCTATGGGTTGCATTGAGTTGCGGATGGAACCCTTTCAACCTGCTCATCTGGACGATGCCATGTTGGTTTTTGCCGCTACAAACGAACGTGCCCTTAACGAGTGGGTGGCCAGAAGCGCCAAGGAGCGAAACCTTTTGGTGAACGTCGCAGACGCTCCGGAGCAAGGCCATTTTATCGTTCCCTCCGTGGTGCGTCGTGGCGACTTGTGCCTTTGCGTTGGCACAGGTGGCCAGCAGCCGAAACTGGCAGCACAAATTGCCGACGAGCTCGCCGAACGCTACGGCACCGAGTATGAAAAGCTTTTACAACTTCTTGGAAAACTGCGCAATGAGATTCTCTCCGCCACCCCTGCCAACTCACCGCTTCGCCAAGAGGCGCTAGAACGGCTCCATGCGCAAACCCCAAAGCTCCTAGCGATGATCCGGGCAGGGCTTGACCCAGAACAGGAGGCGCGTGCCGTTTTAAACTATCTTCTTCATCAGCCGTTACCAAAAGAGGGACAACAGTGA
- a CDS encoding redox-sensing transcriptional repressor Rex: MEDENHVLSRATMPGFDHTNEVETLTQVPNSRVPVPTLERLATYLRLLHDLDQAHIETVSSSEVERQTGINAAQFRKDLSYFGEFGKPGVGYNVPELRQRITRILKIDRPKPVILIGAGNLGSALVGYPGLKEHQFELVAVFDNNYGKIGRPLWNLIIQDIARLKELNSSLKARIAILAVPASAAQDVCERLVDAGIRAILNFAPVLLRVPDGVYVRNVSFIQELAVLSYHLSEEEERERQQNGHHQGALAEPHPTALTTYAAAAEEPEVPDPTEAPIEN; encoded by the coding sequence ATGGAAGACGAAAACCACGTTTTGTCTCGCGCAACGATGCCGGGGTTCGACCACACGAATGAGGTGGAAACCTTGACACAAGTTCCTAATAGCAGAGTGCCCGTTCCCACCCTGGAGCGGTTAGCCACCTATCTACGCCTGCTTCATGACCTGGATCAGGCGCACATCGAAACCGTCTCCTCGAGTGAAGTGGAACGCCAAACAGGTATCAATGCCGCTCAGTTCCGTAAAGACCTCTCCTACTTTGGAGAGTTCGGAAAACCGGGCGTTGGCTATAACGTGCCTGAACTGCGCCAGCGTATTACACGTATCCTAAAAATAGATAGACCTAAACCTGTTATTCTTATTGGGGCGGGGAACTTGGGTTCGGCTTTAGTGGGTTATCCGGGGTTAAAGGAGCATCAATTCGAGCTTGTGGCCGTGTTCGACAACAACTACGGCAAAATAGGGCGGCCTCTATGGAACCTTATCATACAGGATATTGCGCGCCTGAAAGAGCTAAATAGCTCTCTCAAAGCCCGCATTGCCATTCTAGCCGTTCCGGCCAGCGCCGCACAGGACGTTTGCGAACGCTTGGTAGACGCCGGCATCCGCGCCATTCTTAACTTCGCGCCCGTTCTGTTGCGTGTGCCTGACGGGGTCTACGTGCGCAATGTCTCCTTCATCCAAGAGCTCGCCGTGCTCTCCTACCATCTCTCCGAAGAAGAAGAGCGCGAAAGACAACAAAACGGCCATCACCAAGGAGCCCTAGCAGAACCCCATCCCACGGCTTTGACCACCTATGCCGCAGCAGCCGAAGAACCCGAAGTCCCTGACCCAACAGAGGCACCTATTGAAAATTGA
- a CDS encoding prepilin-type N-terminal cleavage/methylation domain-containing protein encodes MQGKKKGFTLIELLVVIAIIAILAAILFPVFAQAREKACQISCLSNTKQEILGLLMYVQDYDETWPRNDDCANGGTVPLPGAPSTAIGCNGPYGDRINHYKWWWWTYPYTKNNQIMFCPSRTYDQPSWLYDAEIFGAGYGLNLAITGSLNTYGNPNRYGAFRDSWTGGKLAGLNSPAEAMLTMETNYPAVGSYDVGNGTHLIAYPEATREYWAKLIFPPDGNPSNPVNKKFAPHNDGFNIGYCDGHAKWMKATAFLGMCPTSAQYGGMPIPNYENMAYYTTQQPSWTQPWPLWNLY; translated from the coding sequence ATGCAAGGAAAGAAGAAGGGTTTTACCCTCATTGAGCTTCTCGTAGTTATCGCCATTATCGCCATTCTCGCGGCGATACTCTTCCCCGTATTTGCGCAAGCGCGCGAAAAGGCATGTCAGATCTCCTGTTTGTCCAATACAAAACAGGAGATCCTCGGCCTGCTGATGTACGTGCAGGACTACGATGAGACCTGGCCGCGAAACGACGACTGCGCAAACGGGGGTACGGTGCCTTTGCCAGGGGCGCCCTCTACGGCCATAGGGTGTAATGGACCTTACGGAGACCGAATCAACCACTACAAATGGTGGTGGTGGACCTATCCCTACACTAAGAACAACCAGATCATGTTCTGTCCAAGTCGCACTTACGATCAGCCAAGCTGGTTGTACGATGCCGAGATTTTCGGTGCTGGTTACGGACTTAACCTCGCCATTACCGGAAGTCTGAACACGTACGGAAATCCTAACCGCTATGGCGCGTTTCGCGATTCATGGACGGGTGGCAAGTTGGCCGGTCTGAACTCGCCGGCTGAAGCCATGTTGACGATGGAGACAAACTACCCTGCTGTTGGCTCTTATGATGTTGGGAACGGCACTCACCTCATCGCTTATCCAGAGGCGACGCGCGAATACTGGGCGAAGCTGATCTTTCCACCGGATGGCAACCCAAGTAATCCGGTAAACAAAAAGTTCGCCCCACATAACGACGGATTCAACATCGGCTACTGTGATGGCCATGCAAAATGGATGAAGGCCACGGCGTTCCTCGGCATGTGTCCCACTTCAGCTCAATATGGTGGAATGCCGATTCCTAATTACGAGAACATGGCCTATTACACCACGCAGCAACCTTCGTGGACGCAGCCTTGGCCGTTGTGGAACCTCTACTAA
- a CDS encoding glycoside hydrolase family 5 protein, whose translation MISRRHLLANGCGLLAAACYSTKDAPSLAATPHRESASTMPWLRTLGTQIVDEKGNPVVLQGINLGGWLVEEMWMLPFITEPPSGSDLPPIRDHVSLWNVLQTRLSKASKLRLMAAWRDHWITEEDFRRIRDIGFNCVRLPFLHDLFEEESNPWLWLDKAVEWAGKYGLYVVLDMHGAPGRQSRDHHTGEEGRNRFFYDPSYLERAENLWRNIAARYRDRPEIAGYDLLNEPMGAPNTAMIYLAEDRLYQAIRSVDKRHLLFFEDGYTGLSNMPYPNVLGWTNAVLSAHSYQFQAKSAQDHLNALRGLIANVEQTIYQQRKTPFYLGEFNLEPHGTPQTLVTWAQMLNAQQISWSLWTYKVTMRNGDTSMWGLYHNTHPIAQPLDPYRDSESALIAKMDQVKTANLEENTSLTMALQQALKAK comes from the coding sequence ATGATCTCCCGGCGTCACTTGTTAGCAAATGGCTGTGGACTGCTTGCAGCTGCCTGTTATAGCACCAAGGACGCGCCCTCATTGGCAGCAACACCGCACCGTGAGAGCGCCTCTACTATGCCTTGGCTGCGGACACTCGGCACGCAGATCGTAGACGAAAAGGGAAACCCTGTTGTTCTTCAAGGCATTAACCTCGGAGGGTGGCTCGTCGAGGAGATGTGGATGTTGCCGTTTATTACCGAACCGCCCTCCGGCAGCGATCTACCTCCAATTCGCGATCACGTTTCTTTGTGGAACGTTCTACAAACACGCTTGAGCAAAGCAAGTAAGCTTCGTCTGATGGCCGCCTGGCGCGATCACTGGATAACAGAGGAGGATTTCAGGCGCATTCGTGATATCGGCTTCAACTGCGTACGCCTTCCCTTCCTCCACGATCTGTTTGAAGAGGAATCAAACCCTTGGCTTTGGTTGGATAAGGCCGTTGAATGGGCAGGCAAATACGGCCTCTACGTCGTTTTGGACATGCATGGCGCACCAGGTCGCCAAAGTCGCGATCACCACACGGGGGAAGAGGGGCGCAACCGCTTTTTTTACGACCCTAGCTATCTGGAGAGAGCCGAGAACCTCTGGCGAAACATCGCCGCACGCTATCGTGATCGCCCCGAAATAGCGGGTTACGACCTGCTGAACGAGCCGATGGGGGCTCCTAATACGGCCATGATCTACCTCGCGGAAGACCGCCTCTACCAGGCCATACGTTCTGTAGACAAACGGCATCTCCTCTTTTTCGAAGATGGCTACACTGGGCTGTCCAATATGCCCTATCCTAATGTGCTTGGCTGGACAAACGCTGTGCTTAGCGCTCACTCCTACCAGTTCCAAGCAAAATCCGCCCAAGATCATTTGAACGCGCTCCGAGGGCTCATCGCGAACGTAGAACAAACTATCTATCAACAACGAAAAACCCCCTTCTACCTCGGCGAGTTCAATCTAGAGCCACATGGCACGCCTCAAACCTTGGTCACATGGGCACAAATGCTAAATGCCCAACAGATCTCGTGGTCGCTCTGGACCTACAAAGTGACCATGCGAAATGGAGACACCTCCATGTGGGGACTATATCATAATACCCATCCCATAGCGCAGCCGCTCGATCCCTATCGGGATAGCGAGTCGGCGCTGATCGCCAAAATGGATCAGGTGAAAACAGCGAACCTCGAGGAGAATACTTCTCTCACAATGGCGCTTCAACAGGCGCTTAAAGCAAAGTAG